From a region of the Citricoccus muralis genome:
- a CDS encoding glycosyltransferase family 4 protein, translating into MTDSAPRESALRPHMVMLVGNHVVGDSRVEKSALSAVKAGYRVTIVGTRHRSTFHIGEYSGIPIYRIPADFARHVTSGQWKEVKPRRWSDDDDPLAVWGRARDAPVWSIRSTVDRLDRATHAVRTRIGKQLDDRATRAADAIGQVRDRAMAALPRGWRRVWPHIADYEDAFLDVLQRLKPDIIHVHDRHPLPGAAAYAAWQRSRGQDVPWVYDAHEWLPGQELPGPAAARTGWLAAEAELIHHADAVLTVSDELATRMQQRHHLKERPGTVINAPAVTRTPMDPAVRRPIREECGLNPETPLFVYVGKMSERRGVLTMVESLPLLPDTHIAFIGSRDVAIRQRIMERAGQLGVTGRVHLKDYVPSSSVTWYIESATGGISPLLSTPAHQLAIATKISEYVQAGLPVIVSDMKAQAAFVRDHAIGTVYAAGDPTDLAAAIHRLLEGIEEFRRAVHEGEVRTLQTWDHAEQVLIHTWTGLCAPQQPAHAPVTAPATAPDADTGLVESTPGSALDLIGATDRDALAQVWARHAGSAVTHTGLEPSETAGDADLPEVLATWSDINRHADVVLYAGWISAGGGDDGPVSSEMRSLLARGKKVGIWTGSAPLVDPRLLLSAHPDHPLAQWTTEQLTRYRRQVHRGSRPLLELQDVGIPIFTTDAVAAELLTDVHWVPSPLVGPRAFADDPATTRTEGLPPQILIIPALRSPQELTSLDTLERTATAAGFRVARPRAKRFQPSDAVFSDIVVDTMSTGGYSEAAAWAWSAARVVVGRAGTPPCGIDLPESPLVAAAPSSVVETVMDLAEAHTSRQRDDVDTAGRAFAESVHDGRLTVQRIMTVLDGQR; encoded by the coding sequence GTGACCGACAGCGCCCCGAGAGAGTCCGCCCTCCGACCCCACATGGTCATGCTGGTGGGGAACCATGTGGTCGGTGACTCCCGGGTGGAGAAGAGCGCCCTCAGCGCCGTGAAGGCAGGGTATCGGGTGACGATCGTCGGCACGAGGCACCGAAGCACGTTCCACATCGGCGAGTATTCGGGGATTCCCATTTACCGGATTCCCGCGGACTTCGCCCGCCACGTGACCTCGGGTCAGTGGAAGGAGGTCAAGCCACGACGGTGGTCGGACGACGATGATCCGCTGGCCGTCTGGGGCCGGGCGCGGGATGCGCCGGTGTGGAGCATCCGTTCCACCGTGGACCGGTTGGACCGAGCCACCCACGCCGTGAGAACCCGGATCGGGAAACAGCTTGATGACCGTGCCACGCGGGCAGCCGACGCCATCGGCCAGGTGCGTGACCGTGCCATGGCGGCCCTGCCGCGCGGCTGGCGACGGGTCTGGCCGCATATCGCCGACTACGAGGATGCCTTCCTGGACGTCCTCCAGCGCTTGAAGCCGGACATCATCCACGTGCATGACCGCCACCCGCTGCCGGGTGCCGCGGCCTACGCCGCCTGGCAGAGGTCCAGGGGCCAGGACGTACCGTGGGTGTACGACGCCCATGAATGGCTTCCGGGCCAGGAGTTGCCAGGTCCGGCCGCCGCCCGGACCGGATGGCTCGCCGCCGAGGCCGAACTGATCCACCACGCCGATGCAGTGCTCACGGTCTCCGACGAGCTCGCCACCCGAATGCAACAGCGGCACCATTTGAAGGAGCGGCCCGGGACGGTCATCAACGCTCCAGCCGTGACCCGGACGCCCATGGACCCGGCAGTCCGCCGGCCGATCCGCGAGGAGTGCGGGCTGAATCCTGAGACTCCCCTGTTCGTCTACGTCGGCAAGATGAGTGAGCGTCGCGGCGTCCTCACCATGGTGGAATCGCTCCCCCTGTTGCCAGACACCCACATCGCCTTCATCGGGTCCCGAGATGTGGCGATCCGGCAACGCATCATGGAACGGGCCGGGCAGCTCGGTGTCACGGGTCGGGTCCACCTCAAGGACTATGTCCCCTCCTCCTCGGTCACCTGGTACATCGAATCCGCCACGGGCGGCATCAGTCCACTCCTGTCCACCCCGGCTCACCAGTTGGCCATCGCCACCAAGATCAGCGAGTACGTCCAAGCCGGACTTCCCGTCATCGTCAGCGACATGAAGGCCCAGGCCGCCTTCGTCCGGGACCATGCCATCGGCACCGTGTACGCGGCTGGGGACCCCACCGATCTCGCCGCGGCCATCCATCGGCTCCTGGAGGGGATCGAGGAATTCCGCCGGGCGGTCCACGAGGGAGAGGTCCGCACGCTACAGACCTGGGACCACGCCGAACAGGTCCTGATCCACACGTGGACGGGGCTGTGCGCGCCGCAGCAGCCGGCTCACGCTCCGGTTACTGCGCCGGCTACTGCGCCGGATGCTGACACTGGACTGGTGGAGAGCACACCGGGATCAGCGCTCGATCTGATCGGTGCCACCGATCGTGATGCGCTGGCTCAGGTCTGGGCTCGACACGCGGGCTCCGCGGTGACGCACACCGGGCTGGAACCCAGCGAGACGGCGGGCGACGCTGACCTTCCTGAGGTGCTCGCAACGTGGTCTGACATCAATCGTCATGCCGATGTGGTCCTCTACGCAGGTTGGATCTCCGCCGGCGGTGGAGACGACGGGCCCGTCTCCTCGGAGATGCGCTCCCTCTTGGCCCGCGGCAAGAAGGTGGGGATCTGGACGGGTTCGGCCCCCCTCGTCGATCCCCGCCTGCTCCTCAGCGCTCATCCAGACCATCCCCTGGCCCAGTGGACCACGGAGCAGCTCACGCGGTACCGCCGTCAGGTGCACCGTGGATCCCGCCCCCTGCTGGAGCTGCAGGACGTCGGCATCCCGATCTTCACCACGGACGCGGTGGCAGCCGAGCTCCTGACCGATGTGCACTGGGTCCCCTCGCCGCTGGTAGGCCCTCGGGCGTTCGCGGACGACCCGGCCACTACCCGGACGGAGGGCCTCCCGCCGCAGATCCTCATCATCCCGGCGCTTCGTTCCCCGCAGGAACTGACCTCACTGGACACCCTGGAAAGGACCGCGACGGCGGCCGGCTTCCGGGTGGCGCGTCCCCGTGCCAAGAGGTTCCAGCCCTCAGATGCCGTCTTCTCCGACATTGTCGTGGATACCATGTCGACGGGTGGGTACAGCGAGGCAGCGGCGTGGGCCTGGTCCGCCGCCCGCGTGGTCGTCGGCCGGGCCGGCACTCCGCCCTGCGGAATCGACCTCCCCGAGAGCCCCCTGGTGGCCGCAGCCCCGAGCAGCGTGGTCGAGACCGTGATGGACCTGGCCGAGGCGCACACCAGCAGACAGCGGGATGATGTCGACACCGCGGGCCGCGCCTTCGCGGAATCGGTCCACGACGGCCGGCTCACGGTGCAACGAATCATGACGGTGCTGGACGGTCAGAGGTAA
- a CDS encoding glycosyltransferase family 4 protein, protein MSTVLLLTRSPGPAEAQVFSSLRDSGHEIHVFDVNGQWFRGGDRVPLWMKGYRLRRSALATSYMTQFIEAKGVDRVIALGLEAAAFAAENVVVPFVPWLMRGSLDFSSARTALAEDFAKLNSATDRLLVDDEWEMDKAGAKGSTVAHLLAPLLLGDGQPVLSADAGTRVALIHPHAMDAERVDTYRENLSAALDGVEAVPVAAESLYRGRDLSRGRLLAPTLRTRLEGYSHAVFVGTSRHYSAVLGSLAGQWDRVIVEETIGNGNMVRDLGLPRVARGLRISAELQRMVAGGTPEPVAEGTASARTVDHDDDLLSALDRIMDRTVSRDFEELAALQGTGPLDVFYSVAPLQDRTNGARPQRIRNMAEAFDRPEAAIRLYSSGGGFRRRAAAVRSLIAEGRALGVFYGENSTSPIASKDAVDDLERLMDEIRQAGGRCAWFVRDLHWLDEVDGYLDDEEMRSELTARGLQELRQIGDRAEMLLAPSRASGDGFNRLLTTHGETARDWVPLPPAVAEANVVDAGGVHPVAEGTTLLYAGGMNSVYGMDDYLAAVSGGGTGYLLDFVVRDEEADYLRTCLDRHGLLGLERVRILTVPLDLYRPRTAVCLGIVLLDSDYARFSFPYKTVSMIERGFPVLCYQDMGIADFVRENRVGLGCERTPESIRESIEHLVADGAPGLDHTRTSETWDRRVRTVREGLAAQS, encoded by the coding sequence ATGAGCACGGTATTGCTGCTGACCCGGAGCCCGGGGCCCGCTGAGGCCCAGGTGTTCTCGTCCCTGCGGGACTCGGGGCACGAGATCCACGTCTTCGACGTCAATGGCCAGTGGTTCCGTGGCGGTGACAGGGTGCCTCTGTGGATGAAGGGATATCGTCTGCGCCGGAGTGCCCTGGCGACGTCCTACATGACGCAATTCATCGAGGCCAAAGGTGTGGACCGGGTCATCGCCCTCGGACTGGAGGCTGCGGCGTTCGCGGCCGAGAACGTGGTGGTTCCCTTCGTCCCGTGGCTGATGCGGGGAAGCCTGGACTTCTCCAGTGCTCGCACGGCGCTGGCCGAGGATTTCGCGAAACTCAACTCCGCGACCGACCGGCTGCTGGTGGACGACGAGTGGGAGATGGACAAGGCTGGGGCCAAGGGCTCCACGGTTGCGCACCTCCTGGCACCGCTGCTGCTCGGGGACGGTCAGCCGGTGCTGTCGGCCGACGCCGGGACGCGCGTCGCGTTGATCCATCCGCACGCCATGGACGCCGAACGGGTGGATACCTACCGGGAGAATCTCTCGGCCGCCCTGGACGGAGTTGAGGCAGTTCCGGTGGCGGCAGAATCCCTCTACCGCGGTCGCGACCTGTCCCGGGGCCGTCTCCTGGCCCCGACCCTGAGGACCCGGTTGGAGGGTTACTCCCATGCCGTGTTCGTGGGGACGTCCCGCCACTATTCTGCCGTGCTCGGGAGCCTGGCGGGCCAGTGGGACCGGGTGATCGTGGAGGAGACCATCGGCAACGGCAATATGGTCCGGGACCTGGGACTGCCGCGGGTGGCCCGCGGGCTGCGGATCTCGGCCGAGCTGCAGCGGATGGTGGCGGGCGGAACCCCGGAACCCGTCGCCGAGGGCACGGCATCTGCGCGAACGGTCGATCATGACGATGATTTGCTCTCCGCGCTGGACCGGATCATGGACCGGACCGTCTCCCGCGATTTCGAGGAGCTCGCGGCACTCCAGGGGACGGGCCCGTTGGACGTCTTCTATTCCGTGGCACCGCTGCAGGACCGCACCAACGGGGCCCGGCCGCAGCGAATCCGCAACATGGCCGAGGCCTTCGACCGTCCCGAAGCAGCCATCCGCCTCTACTCCAGCGGCGGTGGCTTCCGCCGTCGGGCAGCGGCCGTTCGCAGTCTCATCGCCGAAGGCCGTGCGCTCGGGGTGTTCTATGGCGAGAACTCGACGTCCCCCATCGCGTCCAAGGACGCCGTGGATGACCTTGAGCGCCTCATGGACGAGATCCGCCAGGCAGGAGGCCGGTGTGCGTGGTTCGTTCGCGACCTGCACTGGCTCGACGAGGTGGATGGGTACCTCGACGATGAGGAGATGCGCAGCGAGCTGACGGCCCGCGGATTGCAGGAATTGCGACAGATCGGTGATCGCGCCGAGATGTTGCTGGCACCCAGTAGGGCCTCAGGAGACGGGTTCAACCGGCTCCTGACCACTCACGGGGAGACGGCACGTGATTGGGTGCCTCTGCCGCCCGCAGTGGCCGAGGCGAACGTGGTGGATGCCGGCGGTGTCCACCCCGTGGCCGAGGGGACGACCCTGCTCTATGCCGGCGGCATGAACAGCGTCTACGGCATGGACGACTACCTGGCGGCCGTCAGCGGCGGCGGCACGGGGTACCTTCTCGACTTCGTGGTCCGGGACGAGGAAGCCGACTACCTGCGCACCTGCCTGGACCGTCATGGATTGCTGGGCCTGGAGCGGGTGCGGATCCTGACCGTCCCGCTCGACCTGTACCGACCGCGAACGGCGGTGTGCCTGGGGATCGTGCTGCTGGACAGCGACTACGCGCGGTTCAGTTTCCCCTATAAGACCGTGAGCATGATCGAGCGGGGGTTCCCGGTCCTGTGCTATCAGGACATGGGAATCGCGGATTTCGTGCGGGAGAACCGTGTCGGCCTGGGCTGTGAGCGCACCCCGGAGTCGATCCGCGAGAGCATTGAGCACCTCGTGGCGGACGGAGCCCCGGGGCTCGACCACACACGGACGAGCGAAACCTGGGACCGCCGCGTCCGTACCGTGCGTGAAGGCCTCGCCGCTCAGTCCTGA
- a CDS encoding glycosyltransferase family 4 protein gives MNFKRVARQQLRRVGSSLPPSVKSSARRSLDLLPDELSARVRRAVLPAQARGGEDNVSQLLSVPPALVGTTYSKHEVLPMLALENSVLRQRLTAALDELDTLRESEVQYSGTLSAGPDPEEPEGPTPEELADDYLSGQTLRPGAPRHLVIANDYPDLGREYGNGFVHRRLLHYIDSGIDVDVVLAAPSQERRIYTFDGVRVLVGHGPEIAAVLSRQEYRSVSVHFLNALMWRHLVPFLPDLDLHVFLHGYECDRWIRRVFNFGKGTDLERGIDRTLALQRFWRDVVRHPHGPASFIFVSEWWRRAVTDDMGLVFPATRSRIVHNFIDTELFNYVPKDEGQRYKLLWVRNAGSRKYGNDIAVKVLQRLAKGPHWNRIEATIIGDGKYFHEFEDALGHHPNVTIQRRFVSQDDVAALHKDHGIFLVPSRLDSQGVSRDEAMSSGLIPVTNAVTAIPEFVDEDCAILAGDEEVDALVQGLNRVLSHPELFTRMSRAASERAQRQCGAEATVRRELELMGLTEPTKGNRRR, from the coding sequence ATGAACTTCAAACGCGTCGCCCGGCAACAGCTCCGACGGGTTGGGTCCTCTCTGCCACCGTCAGTGAAGTCCTCGGCACGGAGGTCGCTGGACCTGCTGCCGGACGAGCTGTCTGCCCGGGTCCGACGGGCCGTCCTGCCGGCCCAGGCGCGTGGCGGCGAGGATAATGTCAGCCAGCTGCTGTCCGTTCCGCCCGCGTTGGTCGGCACCACCTACAGCAAGCATGAGGTCCTGCCGATGCTGGCCCTCGAGAACTCGGTGCTGCGGCAGCGGCTGACAGCGGCGCTGGACGAGTTGGACACCCTGCGGGAATCCGAGGTCCAGTATTCCGGGACCCTGAGCGCCGGTCCCGACCCGGAGGAACCCGAGGGCCCCACGCCCGAGGAACTCGCGGACGATTACCTGTCTGGACAGACCCTGCGCCCGGGGGCCCCGCGGCACCTGGTGATCGCCAACGACTACCCGGACCTCGGCCGGGAGTACGGCAACGGTTTCGTTCACCGTCGCCTCCTGCACTACATCGACTCCGGCATCGACGTGGACGTGGTGCTGGCCGCACCGTCCCAGGAGCGTCGCATCTACACCTTTGACGGTGTGCGGGTGCTGGTGGGACACGGACCGGAGATCGCGGCCGTGCTGTCCCGCCAGGAGTACCGCAGTGTCAGCGTGCATTTCCTTAATGCCCTGATGTGGCGCCATCTGGTGCCGTTCCTTCCTGATCTCGACCTCCACGTGTTCCTGCACGGATACGAATGCGACCGGTGGATCCGCCGCGTGTTCAACTTCGGCAAGGGCACGGACCTGGAACGCGGTATCGACCGGACCCTGGCACTGCAGCGCTTCTGGCGGGACGTGGTCCGCCATCCCCACGGGCCGGCGTCATTCATCTTCGTGTCCGAATGGTGGCGGAGAGCTGTCACGGATGACATGGGACTGGTCTTCCCGGCCACGCGATCCAGGATCGTTCACAACTTCATCGACACGGAGTTGTTCAACTACGTCCCGAAGGACGAGGGCCAGCGGTACAAGCTGTTGTGGGTGCGCAACGCCGGCAGCCGGAAGTACGGAAACGACATCGCTGTCAAGGTCCTGCAGCGCCTGGCCAAAGGCCCGCACTGGAATCGGATCGAGGCGACGATCATCGGTGACGGGAAGTACTTCCACGAGTTCGAGGATGCCCTCGGCCACCACCCCAACGTGACGATCCAACGCCGCTTCGTCTCCCAAGACGACGTGGCGGCGCTCCACAAGGACCATGGCATCTTCCTGGTGCCGTCCCGGTTGGATTCGCAGGGGGTCTCGCGAGATGAGGCCATGTCCTCCGGGCTGATCCCGGTGACAAACGCCGTGACCGCCATCCCTGAGTTCGTGGACGAGGACTGCGCCATCCTGGCCGGCGACGAAGAGGTGGACGCACTCGTCCAGGGACTGAATCGTGTCCTGTCCCATCCCGAGCTCTTCACCCGCATGTCCCGCGCCGCCTCCGAGCGTGCCCAACGGCAGTGCGGAGCCGAGGCGACCGTTCGCCGTGAACTGGAGCTGATGGGCCTGACTGAACCGACGAAGGGAAACCGCCGCCGATGA